The Burkholderia mallei ATCC 23344 genome has a window encoding:
- the hrpB gene encoding T3SS transcriptional regulator HrpB, translating to MFSTLYFAAAAALANPSSNDAYAARVLDGRFAEAVALVAARCDSQPGDAAADVRDVHAYADIQLVLGRFEEAEDTFRRAQKLLRESRDQTRVMTCRNASWQAFFQNRFGVAQAGFRRIADDRAASAAQKLESLVGTCVVMHHLGRAEDAMATLDVLDAAARGDADGRWVRLAAALRADLLLQYQIGRADALGDHVYWRSALAELPPAAFAETGAPHAACAADAPPLLRMRVAYMRETRALAAGDHAALGRIDTHVSWCAKAGLADYQRSVRLEVALAALAGQAPNVADAMIAPYREAAGRCGSHARWTLDYLYCAAKVREQQGRIRESSSLYAHYALASVRHVRSDGAALAIARCGTQAAAPSDDVSARLPGKYRRAYRYLMERLDQRELSVREIAAHIDVTERALQAAFKAYLGLSPSELIRRQRMERIRGELLSDAPRAASVLEIASRWGIQHRSTLVNGYRRMFDEAPSQTFDR from the coding sequence ATGTTTTCGACACTCTATTTCGCCGCCGCCGCCGCGCTCGCCAATCCGTCGTCGAACGACGCCTACGCCGCGCGCGTGCTCGACGGCCGCTTCGCCGAAGCGGTCGCGCTCGTCGCCGCGCGTTGCGACTCGCAGCCGGGCGATGCGGCCGCCGACGTGCGCGACGTTCATGCGTACGCGGACATCCAGCTCGTGCTCGGGCGCTTCGAGGAAGCCGAGGACACGTTTCGCCGCGCGCAGAAGCTGCTGCGCGAATCGCGCGACCAGACGCGCGTGATGACCTGCCGCAACGCGAGCTGGCAGGCGTTCTTCCAGAACCGCTTCGGCGTGGCGCAGGCCGGGTTCCGGCGGATCGCCGACGATCGCGCGGCGAGCGCCGCGCAGAAGCTCGAGAGCCTCGTCGGCACGTGTGTCGTCATGCACCATCTCGGCCGCGCCGAGGACGCGATGGCGACGCTCGACGTGCTCGACGCGGCCGCGCGCGGCGACGCCGATGGGCGCTGGGTGCGGCTCGCGGCCGCGCTGCGCGCGGATCTGCTGCTGCAATACCAGATCGGCCGCGCCGACGCGCTCGGCGATCACGTGTACTGGCGCTCGGCGCTCGCCGAGCTGCCGCCGGCGGCGTTCGCGGAAACGGGCGCGCCGCACGCCGCTTGCGCGGCCGATGCGCCGCCGTTGCTGCGCATGCGCGTCGCCTACATGCGCGAGACGCGCGCGCTCGCCGCGGGCGACCACGCGGCGCTGGGGCGAATCGACACGCACGTGAGCTGGTGCGCGAAGGCGGGCCTGGCCGACTATCAGCGCAGCGTGCGCCTGGAGGTCGCGCTTGCCGCGCTCGCGGGCCAGGCGCCGAACGTCGCCGACGCGATGATCGCGCCGTACCGCGAGGCCGCGGGGCGTTGCGGCTCGCACGCGCGCTGGACGCTCGACTACCTGTACTGCGCGGCGAAGGTGCGCGAGCAACAGGGGCGGATTCGCGAATCGTCGTCGCTGTACGCGCACTATGCGCTCGCGTCGGTGCGGCACGTGCGCTCCGACGGCGCGGCGCTCGCGATCGCGCGCTGCGGCACGCAGGCGGCCGCGCCGAGCGACGACGTGAGCGCGAGGCTGCCCGGCAAGTACCGGCGCGCGTATCGCTATCTGATGGAGCGGCTCGACCAGCGCGAGCTGTCGGTGCGCGAGATCGCCGCGCACATCGACGTGACCGAGCGCGCGCTGCAGGCGGCGTTCAAGGCCTATCTCGGGCTGTCGCCGAGCGAGCTGATCCGCCGTCAGCGGATGGAGCGGATTCGCGGCGAGCTGCTGTCCGACGCGCCGCGCGCGGCGAGCGTGCTCGAGATCGCGAGCCGCTGGGGAATCCAGCATCGGTCGACGCTCGTGAACGGCTATCGGCGCATGTTCGACGAGGCGCCTTCGCAGACGTTCGACCGATGA
- the sctS gene encoding type III secretion system export apparatus subunit SctS, giving the protein MEIDDLIRLTSQGMMLCLYISLPVVLVAAASGLAISFLQAITSLQEQSISYGVKLVAVTVTVAIAGPWAAAEILHFAQQLMSAAVPS; this is encoded by the coding sequence ATGGAAATCGACGACCTGATCCGGCTCACGTCGCAAGGCATGATGCTGTGTCTCTACATCTCGCTGCCGGTCGTACTCGTCGCGGCCGCCTCCGGCCTGGCGATCTCGTTCCTGCAGGCGATCACGTCGCTGCAGGAGCAGAGCATCTCGTACGGCGTGAAGCTCGTCGCGGTGACGGTGACCGTCGCGATCGCCGGGCCGTGGGCGGCCGCCGAGATCCTGCATTTCGCGCAGCAACTGATGTCCGCGGCGGTGCCGTCGTGA
- the sctQ gene encoding type III secretion system cytoplasmic ring protein SctQ — translation MNTEPIELEPATAEPPGIDTALPLPACSAFDAALARIVCDARLAAWLARFPGLSDWRASAGERPCFERPGVLELRRGGAAAHVAIDLAAFPALEVVAAPALDARGDASLSLRAALAATLLAPLVAAFAAAGLDGVTVGALRAVPAAALDATRCMLSFALDGAPLRCALLDAQAPWLDALAARLRDERRRDASSGLARVRLPGRVRLGTRALPLAVLRSLRPGDVLLDMVPAALGAARAGPLHAWWGARRAAQWHATVLIEGTTMTMTEMPDTADDLDEPIVAGDLPADSLADFPADSPAAVPAEFPAEFPADRAGDLPAPSAAHSSPGSLAGLPAGLQADAPPRDARYAAPEPADLGEVALPVHVEIDTLSLSIAELAALRPGYVLELPLAARDVPVRLVAYGQAIGGGRLVAVGAHLGVRIDRMAGDDGSV, via the coding sequence ATGAACACCGAGCCGATCGAACTGGAACCCGCTACCGCCGAGCCGCCCGGCATCGACACCGCGCTGCCGCTGCCCGCGTGCAGCGCGTTCGACGCGGCGCTCGCGCGCATCGTCTGCGACGCGCGGCTCGCCGCCTGGCTCGCGCGCTTTCCGGGGCTGTCCGACTGGCGCGCGTCGGCGGGCGAGCGGCCGTGCTTCGAGCGCCCCGGCGTGCTCGAGCTGCGGCGCGGCGGCGCGGCCGCGCACGTCGCGATCGATCTCGCGGCGTTTCCGGCGCTCGAGGTCGTCGCCGCGCCCGCGCTCGACGCGCGCGGCGACGCGAGCCTCTCGCTGCGCGCGGCGCTCGCGGCGACGCTGCTCGCGCCGCTCGTCGCCGCGTTCGCGGCGGCGGGGCTCGACGGCGTGACGGTCGGCGCGCTGCGCGCGGTGCCCGCCGCGGCGCTCGACGCGACGCGCTGCATGCTGTCGTTCGCGCTCGACGGCGCGCCGCTGCGCTGCGCGCTGCTCGATGCGCAAGCGCCGTGGCTCGACGCGCTCGCGGCCCGGCTGCGCGACGAGCGGCGCCGCGATGCGTCAAGCGGGCTCGCCCGCGTGCGCTTGCCGGGGCGCGTGCGGCTCGGCACGCGCGCGCTGCCGCTCGCGGTGCTGCGCAGCCTGCGGCCGGGCGACGTGCTGCTCGACATGGTGCCCGCCGCACTGGGCGCCGCGCGGGCGGGCCCGCTGCATGCGTGGTGGGGCGCGCGGCGCGCGGCCCAATGGCACGCAACCGTTCTGATCGAGGGAACCACGATGACGATGACCGAAATGCCAGACACCGCCGACGACCTCGACGAGCCGATCGTCGCGGGCGACTTGCCGGCCGATTCCTTGGCCGATTTTCCGGCCGATTCCCCGGCTGCAGTTCCGGCTGAATTTCCGGCTGAATTTCCGGCCGACCGGGCGGGCGATCTGCCGGCCCCTTCCGCGGCTCATTCGTCGCCCGGTTCGCTCGCCGGGTTGCCGGCCGGGTTGCAGGCCGACGCGCCGCCGCGCGACGCGCGGTACGCCGCGCCCGAGCCGGCCGATCTCGGCGAGGTCGCGCTGCCCGTGCACGTCGAGATCGACACGCTGTCGCTGTCGATCGCCGAGCTCGCCGCGCTGCGCCCGGGCTACGTGCTCGAGTTGCCGCTCGCCGCGCGCGACGTGCCGGTGCGGCTCGTCGCATACGGCCAGGCGATCGGCGGCGGCCGCCTCGTCGCGGTGGGCGCGCATCTCGGCGTGCGGATCGACCGGATGGCGGGCGACGATGGTTCAGTTTAA
- a CDS encoding CesT family type III secretion system chaperone produces MSWERYAQVVAQVCAVVDLPDVDYVLETRTIDVEGFDVRIEYFDDDPESMYVNFHYGIVSAGRTLTVYRLLLEANLLIYAQDQAQLGIDADTGSIVLLMRLPLTPDVTGETVADLFAHYAEHGRYWRQNIIESGDEMFGAIASGEYFWLRV; encoded by the coding sequence ATGAGTTGGGAACGTTATGCGCAGGTCGTCGCGCAGGTGTGCGCGGTCGTCGATTTGCCGGACGTCGATTACGTACTCGAGACGCGCACGATCGACGTCGAGGGCTTCGACGTGCGCATCGAGTATTTCGACGACGACCCGGAATCGATGTACGTGAATTTCCATTACGGCATCGTCAGCGCGGGCCGCACGCTTACCGTGTATCGGCTGCTGCTCGAGGCGAACCTGCTGATCTATGCGCAGGACCAGGCGCAACTCGGGATCGACGCGGACACGGGCAGCATCGTGCTGCTGATGCGCCTGCCGCTCACGCCGGACGTGACGGGCGAGACGGTGGCCGATCTGTTCGCGCACTACGCGGAGCACGGCCGCTACTGGCGGCAGAACATCATCGAATCGGGCGACGAGATGTTCGGCGCAATCGCGTCCGGCGAATATTTCTGGCTGCGGGTGTAG
- the sctR gene encoding type III secretion system export apparatus subunit SctR, with the protein MVQFNDITGLLIAVLVMSMVPFIAMVVTSYAKIVVVLGLLRNALGVQQVPPNMVLNGIAILVSLYIMAPIGFAAQQQLQGQALSPQPTQAMLQAFGAAKEPFRRFLAAHSREREKRFFLRSASVIWPQAAAAQLREDDLIVLAPAFTLAQMTDAFRIGFILYIAFIIVDLVIANVLMSMGMNQVQPTNVAIPFKLMLFVVMDGWSTLVHGLVLTYS; encoded by the coding sequence ATGGTTCAGTTTAACGACATCACCGGCCTCTTGATCGCCGTGCTCGTGATGAGCATGGTGCCGTTCATCGCGATGGTGGTCACCTCGTACGCGAAGATCGTCGTCGTGCTCGGCCTGCTGCGCAACGCGCTCGGCGTGCAGCAGGTGCCGCCGAACATGGTGCTCAACGGCATCGCGATTCTCGTGTCGCTGTACATCATGGCGCCGATCGGCTTCGCCGCGCAGCAGCAGCTTCAGGGGCAGGCGCTGTCGCCGCAGCCGACGCAGGCGATGCTGCAGGCGTTCGGCGCGGCGAAGGAGCCGTTTCGCCGGTTCCTCGCCGCGCACTCGCGCGAGCGCGAGAAGCGTTTCTTCCTGCGCTCCGCGTCGGTGATCTGGCCGCAGGCCGCGGCCGCGCAACTGCGCGAGGACGACCTGATCGTCCTCGCGCCCGCGTTCACGCTCGCGCAGATGACCGATGCGTTCCGCATCGGCTTCATCCTCTACATCGCGTTCATCATCGTCGATCTCGTGATCGCGAACGTGCTGATGTCGATGGGGATGAACCAGGTGCAGCCGACCAACGTCGCGATCCCGTTCAAGCTGATGCTGTTCGTCGTGATGGACGGCTGGTCGACGCTCGTGCACGGCCTCGTGCTGACCTATTCCTGA